The following coding sequences are from one Sardina pilchardus chromosome 16, fSarPil1.1, whole genome shotgun sequence window:
- the ppp1r15a gene encoding protein phosphatase 1 regulatory subunit 15A isoform X2: MAPDATHLHALSHPYTLARASSHLSTVKTPAHSGYVLLPVTPEPPTDSPTMVSPMPTPTFPVIRNLQLYLWGALQSVLCHLWAAKELLSCTRVLLFLCSGYLAREAMKGDAEKSVVGRGGAEEEVKKEEEKEQNSAAGLLETLGEEEREVLMRGTMAMEEEEEEEEAEALEESSDEEDEEEEEAEESESDWMEWDSEEEEEIEDEDTLHQQTRPTGFCVGISFSLNSKQASDDEEEAEGEDEENSDWSDDDDDSEASAESVELWESFLHSGDPYNPLSFSCTPVSKNSRNTPASAAIGEQEVEEQEEVEEEQEEREDQQHSTQSTQQKKKVRFSDEVTVRPLVAWAFASKAARNGSCWMEMARDRHRFGRRVEDAGKVISPCLSHDHRRMVWDRRQQQSAL, encoded by the exons ATGGCGCCAGATGCCACTCACCTTCACGCGCTGTCCCACCCGTACACTCTAGCACGAGCGTCGTCACACCTGTCTACTGTGAAGACGCCAGCCCACAGTGGTTACGTATTATTACCTGTGACACCTGAACCACCAACAGATTCCCCGACCATGGTTTCGCCAATGCCGACGCCGACGTTTCCCGTGATTCGGAATCTCCAGCTGTATCTGTGGGGAGCGCTACAGAGTGTCCTCTGTCACCTCTGGGCGGCCAAGGAACTGCTCAGCTGCACGAGGGTCCTCCTGTTTCTGTGTAGCGGCTACCTGGCGCGAGAAGCCATGAAGGGCGACGCAGAGAAGAGCGTTGTGGGCCggggaggagcggaggaggaggtgaagaaggaggaggagaaggagcagaaCTCCGCAGCCGGCCTGCTGGAGACcctgggagaagaggagagagaggtcctGATGAGGGGTACCATggcgatggaggaggaggaggaggaggaagaggctgagGCCCTGGAAGAGTCCTCAgacgaggaagatgaggaagaggaggaagcggAGGAGTCAGAGTCTGACTGGATGGAGTGGGactctgaggaagaggaggagattgaGGATGAAGATACTCTTCATCAGCAGACACGCCCTACAGGCTTCTGTGTGggaatctctttctctctgaactCTAAACAAGCAAGTGATGACGAGGAGGAAGCAGAAGGTGAAGATGAAGAAAactctgattggtcagatgATGACGACGACTCGGAGGCGTCTGCGGAGAGCGTGGAACTCTGGGAATCCTTCCTCCACAGCGGCGACCCCTACAACCCCCTCAGCTTCTCCTGCACGCCGGTCTCCAAGAACTCCAGAAACACACCCGCCTCCGCAGCCATAGGggagcaggaggtggaggagcaggaggag gtggaggaggagcaggaggagagagaagaccaACAACACTCCACTCAAAGCactcaacaaaaaaagaag GTGCGCTTCAGCGACGAGGTGACAgtgcgccccctagtggcctgGGCCTTCGCTAGCAAGGCGGCGAGGAACGGCTCGTGTTGGATGGAGATGGCGCGAGACCGCCATCGCTTCGGCAGGAGAGTGGAGGACGCTGGGAAAGTCATTAGCCCCTGTCTGAGTCACGACCACAGACGTATGGTGTGGGATAGACGCCAGCAACAATCGGCACTGTAG
- the ppp1r15a gene encoding protein phosphatase 1 regulatory subunit 15A isoform X1: MAPDATHLHALSHPYTLARASSHLSTVKTPAHSGYVLLPVTPEPPTDSPTMVSPMPTPTFPVIRNLQLYLWGALQSVLCHLWAAKELLSCTRVLLFLCSGYLAREAMKGDAEKSVVGRGGAEEEVKKEEEKEQNSAAGLLETLGEEEREVLMRGTMAMEEEEEEEEAEALEESSDEEDEEEEEAEESESDWMEWDSEEEEEIEDEDTLHQQTRPTGFCVGISFSLNSKQASDDEEEAEGEDEENSDWSDDDDDSEASAESVELWESFLHSGDPYNPLSFSCTPVSKNSRNTPASAAIGEQEVEEQEEVEEEQEEREDQQHSTQSTQQGEQEVEEEQEEREDQQHSTQSTQQKKKVRFSDEVTVRPLVAWAFASKAARNGSCWMEMARDRHRFGRRVEDAGKVISPCLSHDHRRMVWDRRQQQSAL; this comes from the exons ATGGCGCCAGATGCCACTCACCTTCACGCGCTGTCCCACCCGTACACTCTAGCACGAGCGTCGTCACACCTGTCTACTGTGAAGACGCCAGCCCACAGTGGTTACGTATTATTACCTGTGACACCTGAACCACCAACAGATTCCCCGACCATGGTTTCGCCAATGCCGACGCCGACGTTTCCCGTGATTCGGAATCTCCAGCTGTATCTGTGGGGAGCGCTACAGAGTGTCCTCTGTCACCTCTGGGCGGCCAAGGAACTGCTCAGCTGCACGAGGGTCCTCCTGTTTCTGTGTAGCGGCTACCTGGCGCGAGAAGCCATGAAGGGCGACGCAGAGAAGAGCGTTGTGGGCCggggaggagcggaggaggaggtgaagaaggaggaggagaaggagcagaaCTCCGCAGCCGGCCTGCTGGAGACcctgggagaagaggagagagaggtcctGATGAGGGGTACCATggcgatggaggaggaggaggaggaggaagaggctgagGCCCTGGAAGAGTCCTCAgacgaggaagatgaggaagaggaggaagcggAGGAGTCAGAGTCTGACTGGATGGAGTGGGactctgaggaagaggaggagattgaGGATGAAGATACTCTTCATCAGCAGACACGCCCTACAGGCTTCTGTGTGggaatctctttctctctgaactCTAAACAAGCAAGTGATGACGAGGAGGAAGCAGAAGGTGAAGATGAAGAAAactctgattggtcagatgATGACGACGACTCGGAGGCGTCTGCGGAGAGCGTGGAACTCTGGGAATCCTTCCTCCACAGCGGCGACCCCTACAACCCCCTCAGCTTCTCCTGCACGCCGGTCTCCAAGAACTCCAGAAACACACCCGCCTCCGCAGCCATAGGggagcaggaggtggaggagcaggaggaggtggaggaggagcaggaggagagagaagaccaACAACACTCCACTCAAAGCACTCAACAAGGggagcaggaggtggaggaggagcaggaggagagagaagaccaACAACACTCCACTCAAAGCactcaacaaaaaaagaag GTGCGCTTCAGCGACGAGGTGACAgtgcgccccctagtggcctgGGCCTTCGCTAGCAAGGCGGCGAGGAACGGCTCGTGTTGGATGGAGATGGCGCGAGACCGCCATCGCTTCGGCAGGAGAGTGGAGGACGCTGGGAAAGTCATTAGCCCCTGTCTGAGTCACGACCACAGACGTATGGTGTGGGATAGACGCCAGCAACAATCGGCACTGTAG